A single Plasmodium malariae genome assembly, chromosome: 6 DNA region contains:
- the PmUG01_06011000 gene encoding conserved Plasmodium protein, unknown function, protein MKEENKHEDVQFQVYEQYLGEDQKTDDYYDINMNINDENISNFASMKFSNLEREFQMIYKYPAKDGSIYSSNENETDLKNENEMKSDMNISGSFYQEERDNKNKFHNACTSACTNEFSNELPIEYHDIFSNDNPNKYEIECPNGFSSSRTGDNNKAKTNSVEKNLESIQDDTVVRNSKLVDVHMRRSGLDDVNMKRSEIQNCPIPRKDNTTNRSIDYKYRSNNRGSFFPGGNSSKNTAYIWWKDKKLSFSWMGSMKKEEIKNCVYNFCMNIVNDEFCLMRLEKLSDKNICKEDEKNLKKFKNGKNIISYYKICESYDYDDLGYIQTNEEYMVKRRTEISEISEINKISEINKINEINEISEISEINEISEINEISEINEINRISEINGINEINGISEINGISEINGISEINGINKINGISEINGINKINDKLDHPLNFSEALRAIEYAKEGGNLLKHTVFNIPHLRYIFLSKNLKFIKWFSTRKSDEDCKIYFKNIDSLELNIIDEKLFENYRMDLLKKLSFCIIYNNQKKKIILTCKCLQEFNYWVIAIRALMFHSKKLKISRRMLLSHLSVFDGGLSHEKAPSVGSCPTNAADIDTYPTVEPNKLCELKNRSKEEKKRRETLESLEKFHLYKLISFPHYNIYQIKTKFFLLKEKFYKYRILIEEELDEYNFNNDDLHNSQVQNGINQINHNKDMNNQVAHENGVRLLRCNESTTGRSNDDHINDHINVDCLSCYSCAGNTNRYDAVPPEGCRINENVKWEKGKDNCNNEKNRSSELPYQEYDKISTEGNGCTVDKAITAHAQNGYPRSRAITKSQDICMLNKEGILNMHTGKLVNIVPHEIEYTRSHTLEEDQVEEDSDEFKLLLIVKIFNRIDEKLKLIQHSIMHVVKALKREEEGENSMEEKVEQEDDNGDDKESDEMDDETFDETEERQKEAQFFSVENILKCTTDVYRMIESKLTKGENCTSSLGFASINAHMDNMMNVHNKANKKDEIYVNIFGKCEVYKKIFSNSLSNIKNGMYKNNKSEQTVEEKKEDLRGVAHTREGMNGGTTTAVRTMGSKGNAKKNISRRLIQSILFDMWLCEMELGNIEDIYAIYIYNSKKKKKIFTNLDASNFLKNISQQVSTTFSKYVKFSNPS, encoded by the coding sequence atgaaagaagaaaataaacatGAAGATGTTCAATTCCAGGTGTATGAACAATATCTGGGAGAGGACCAAAAAACAGATGATTATTATGACATCAACATGAACattaatgatgaaaatatttcaaatttcGCGTCCATGAAATTTTCGAATCTTGAAAGGGAGTTCCAGATGATTTATAAATATCCTGCAAAAGATGGGTCCATATATAGCTCGAATGAAAATGAAACTGATTTGAAAAACGAGAATGAAATGAAGTCGGACATGAACATATCAGGTAGCTTTTACCAAGAGGAGAGggataacaaaaataaattccaTAATGCATGCACTAGTGCATGTACAAACGAATTTTCAAACGAGCTTCCAATTGAGTATCATGATATATTTTCGAATGATAATCCAAACAAATATGAGATCGAATGTCCTAACGGATTTTCAAGCTCCCGCACGGGAGATAACAACAAAGCAAAAACAAATTCCGTCGAAAAAAATTTGGAAAGTATCCAAGATGACACAGTTGTTAGAAACAGTAAACTGGTTGATGTGCATATGAGGCGGAGCGGTCTTGATGATGTAAATATGAAACGAAGTGAGATCCAGAATTGTCCCATCCCTAGAAAGGACAACACAACGAATAGAAGTATCGATTACAAGTACAGAAGTAACAATAGGGGGAGCTTTTTTCCCGGTGGAAATTCTTCAAAAAACACTGCTTACATTTGGTGGAAGGACAAGAAGCTTTCCTTTAGCTGGATGGGTTCtatgaaaaaggaagaaataaaaaactgcgtttataatttttgtatgaATATTGTTAATGATGAATTTTGTTTAATGCGCCTTGAAAAGTTAAGcgacaaaaatatatgtaaggaggatgaaaaaaatttaaaaaaatttaaaaatggaaaaaatatcatttcgtattataaaatttgtgAGTCTTATGATTATGACGACCTAggatatatacaaacaaatGAAGAGTATATGGTAAAAAGGAGAACTGAGATTAGCGAGATTAGTGAGATTAACAAGATTAGTGAGATTAACAAGATTAACGAGATTAACGAGATTAGCGAGATTAGCGAGATTAACGAGATTAGCGAGATTAACGAGATTAGCGAGATTAACGAGATTAACAGGATTAGCGAGATTAACGGGATTAACGAGATTAACGGGATTAGCGAGATTAACGGGATTAGCGAGATTAACGGGATTAGCGAGATTAACGggattaacaaaattaacgGGATTAGCGAGATTAACGggattaacaaaattaacgACAAGTTGGACCATCCGCTAAACTTTTCGGAAGCGTTAAGAGCAATAGAATATGCAAAGGAAGGAGGGAATTTACTGAAACACACAGTTTTTAATATACCCCATTtacgttatatttttttgagtAAAAACTTAAAGTTCATTAAATGGTTTTCGACAAGGAAGTCAGATGAAGAttgcaaaatatattttaagaacaTAGATAGCTTGGAGTTAAATATTAttgatgaaaaattatttgaaaattatagaatggatttattaaaaaaactgtctttttgtattatttataataatcaaaaaaaaaaaattatcttaaCATGCAAATGTCTTCAAGAATTTAACTACTGGGTTATTGCTATCCGAGCTCTCATGTTTCATTCGAAGAAGTTGAAGATCAGTAGAAGGATGCTCTTGTCTCACCTGAGTGTGTTTGATGGGGGCCTATCCCACGAGAAGGCACCAAGTGTGGGCTCATGCCCTACGAACGCTGCTGATATTGACACATACCCTACCGTAGAACCGAATAAACTGTGTGAGCTTAAAAACCGCAGCAAagaggaaaagaaaagaagggAAACGTTGGAATCTTTGGAGAAATTTCACCTGTACAAGTTAATAAGTTTTCCCCACTACAATATTTATCAAATAAagacaaaattttttttactgaaAGAAAAGTTTTATAAGTACAGAATTTTAATTGAGGAGGAATTAGATGAATATAATTTCAATAATGATGACCTTCATAATAGTCAAGTTCAAAATGGGATTAATCAAATTAATCATAATAAAGATATGAATAATCAAGTGGCACATGAAAATGGTGTAAGGCTACTACGTTGTAATGAAAGCACTACAGGACGAAGCAATGATGATCATATCAATGATCATATAAATGTAGACTGTTTAAGTTGTTACTCCTGTGCAGGGAATACAAACCGATATGATGCAGTCCCTCCTGAAGGGTGTAGAATTAACGAGAATGTCAAATGGGAAAAGGGAAAGGATAATTgtaacaatgaaaaaaatagaagcaGTGAATTACCTTATCAGGAATATGACAAAATAAGTACAGAAGGAAACGGGTGTACAGTGGACAAAGCAATAACTGCACATGCACAAAATGGATACCCACGAAGTAGAGCTATCACTAAAAGTCaagatatatgtatgttaaaTAAAGAAGGAATTCTAAATATGCATACAGGCAAGCTAGTAAATATAGTACCACATGAAATAGAGTACACCCGATCGCACACTTTAGAGGAGGACCAAGTAGAAGAGGACTCAGACGAATTTAAACTTCTACTCATTGTTAAGATATTCAACAGAATTGATGAAAAACTTAAACTTATACAGCATAGTATTATGCATGTTGTTAAGGCGTTAAAAAGGGAAGAGGAAGGGGAAAACTCAATGGAGGAAAAGGTTGAACAGGAGGATGACAATGGGGATGATAAAGAATCCGACGAAATGGATGATGAAACATTTGACGAAACGGAGGAGAGACAAAAGGAAGCACAATTTTTTTCGGTTgagaatattttgaaatgcACCACGGATGTTTACAGAATGATAGAAAGTAAACTTACAAAAGGAGAAAACTGCACTAGTTCTCTAGGTTTTGCAAGTATAAATGCCCATATGGACAATATGATGAATGTTCACAATAAGGCCAATAAAAAAGACGAAATTTATGTAAACATTTTTGGAAAATGTGAAGTATACAAAAAGATTTTTAGTAACTCCCTTtcgaatattaaaaatggtatgtataaaaataataagtcTGAACAAACTgtagaagagaaaaaagaagactTAAGAGGAGTAGCGCACACACGAGAGGGGATGAATGGTGGTACCACAACTGCTGTAAGAACAATGGGAAGCAAAGGTAAtgccaaaaaaaatatatccaGGAGGTTAATACAGAGTATCTTATTCGATATGTGGTTATGTGAAATGGAGTTAGGAAACATAGAAGATATATATGCCATCTACATTTacaattcaaaaaaaaaaaaaaaaatttttacaaatctTGACGCAtccaattttttaaagaatatatcACAGCAAGTATCTACCACATTTTCGAAATAcgtaaaattttcaaatccatcataa
- the PmUG01_06011100 gene encoding conserved Plasmodium protein, unknown function — MSTEDFENNKDYNVVTSSLVEYKSTNNLVNKDELDGPYVCKNTLQEGKLEQRDFDWVQRLSSGSGSKERQISNKEKGEGNEKNGPQDGEQQGKGREEESKEEAKNEEERGKHKNSMYYGNGILTHEKNITRDGVSAKGVSSSPRGELNLCSSAVEIETEICLGNVNKEKVMKEISKTKIHSNSRDGRRTLEQKEKSDVRELKKGKVHLKGKEVKKNNKNNNNSISNSKSNSKSNSKSNSKSNSKSNSKSNSKSNSKSNSNNNNNGSVSRSGNSHGSNKCMVKILEDAKCILKNGNRYENTNSMNYEQDKINNMIENLSKKNNDLNVNNKMNVINIEKKIKEKEQHIPIVNNCEQGMINKMKNCNLFDISCSSLPLIINGISETIEQIMIIDRSKNKNKKKLIDIAQNMNMLMKSYYNLILKCDSNLARFIKKIRKLYKSYKVIHKSSKGLKRNKNEENKTGVNECSIVDSNSKEGNIFTVGTKEEGEMHMLRGVSGAAQLGSDGVIDSRGVIGSNIGINIGSNIGINIGSNVGSNISVANNTSIISRVDSTTDALNCRNMEEDVSTGERGIVDKFGVPSDNRKDNCHMSKEGISAVTSNMIVNNIIDDNSGNSNNNDNHGKYNKNGILGDLRDALKNRDNNNCIVQVEALGNILKDSFINKNNENSFKNSFKNLGSIDSKSTALSNHKEEEDFTTSEKKLCSEGKKKKKKGKKKKEMRGKK, encoded by the exons ATGAGTACTGAggattttgaaaataataaggaTTACAATGTAGTAACAAGTAGTCTTGTGGAATATAAAAGCACAAATAATTTAGTAAATAAGGATGAACTGGATGGtccatatgtatgtaaaaataCGCTCCAGGAAGGAAAGCTTGAACAAAGGGATTTCGATTGGGTGCAGAGGTTGAGTAGTGGCAGTGGGTCTAAGGAAAGACAAATAAGtaataaggaaaaaggaGAAGGTAATGAAAAGAATGGACCCCAAGATGGGGAGCAGCAGGGGAAAGGGAGAGAAGAGGAATCAAAAGAGGAAGCGAAGAATGAAGAAGAAAGAGGAAAACACAAGAACTCGATGTACTACGGAAATGGCATATTAACACATGAAAAGAATATTACAAGGGACGGGGTTAGTGCTAAGGGAGTAAGTTCATCGCCTAGGGGGGAACTGAACTTGTGCAGTTCTGCAGTGGAGATAGAAACAGAAATATGTTTAGGAAACGTTAACAAAGAAAAGGTAATGAAAGAGATAAGTAAGACGAAGATACATTCGAATAGTAGGGATGGTAGGAGGACTCTAGAACAGAAAGAGAAGAGCGATGTAAGGGaattaaaaaagggaaaGGTTCATTTGAAGGGGAaagaagtgaaa aaaaataataaaaataataataatagtattagTAATAGTAAAAGTAATAGCAAAAGTAATAGCAAAAGTAATAGCAAAAGTAATAGCAAAAGTAATAGCAAAAGTAATAGCAAAAGTAATAGCaaaagtaatagtaataataataataatggtagCGTTAGTAGAAGTGGAAATTCCCATGGAAGTAATAAATGCATGGTAAAAATCCTTGAAGACGCAAAATGCATCTTGAAAAATGGCAACAGGTATGAGAACACCAATAGCATGAATTATGAAcaggataaaataaataatatgatagaaaatttaagtaaaaagaataacgacttaaatgtaaataataaaatgaatgttataaatatagaaaaaaaaatcaaggAGAAAGAACAACATATCCCTATTGTGAATAATTGTGAGCAAGGTAtgataaacaaaatgaagaatTGTAATCTTTTTGACATCAGTTGTTCATCCCTTCCATTAATTATTAACGGTATTTCAGAGACGATTGAACAAATAATGATTATAGATAGGagtaagaataaaaataaaaaaaagttaatagaCATTGctcaaaatatgaatatgcTAATGAAATCATACTATAATTTAATACTCAAGTGCGATTCTAATTTGGCtcgttttattaaaaaaatacgaaagCTGTACAAGTCATATAAAGTTATACATAAATCCTCCAAAGGATTGAAGagaaacaaaaatgaagagaACAAAACAGGGGTCAATGAATGCTCCATTGTAGATAGTAACTCGAAGGAGGGAAACATCTTCACCGTGGGTACAAAGGAGGAGGGTGAAATGCATATGCTGAGGGGTGTTAGCGGTGCTGCGCAGTTAGGCAGCGATGGAGTGATAGATAGCAGAGGCGTTATAGGAAGCAACATAGGAATTAACATAGGAAGCAACATAGGAATTAACATTGGCAGTAACGTAGGAAGCAACATTAGTGTAGCTAACAATACGAGTATAATTAGTCGAGTTGACTCCACAACAGACGCGCTTAACTGTAGGAACATGGAGGAGGATGTTTCTACGGGAGAAAGGGGAATAGTAGACAAGTTTGGAGTTCCTTCTGATAATAGGAAAGATAACTGCCACATGAGCAAAGAGGGAATATCAGCAGTTACTTCTAATATGATTGTTAACAATATTATCGATGATAACAGTGgtaacagtaataacaatGACAACCATGgtaagtataataaaaatggaatttTGGGAGATTTGAGAGATGCTCTAAAAAATCGTGATAACAACAACTGCATTGTGCAGGTAGAAGCGCTAGGGAATATTCTTAAGGACagttttataaataagaataatgaaaatagttttaaaaatagttttaAAAATCTGGGAAGCATCGATTCGAAGTCAACAGCCCTTTCTAATCACAAGGAGGAAGAAGACTTCACTACGTCGGAGAAGAAATTATGTtcagaaggaaaaaaaaaaaaaaaaaaagggaaaaaaaaaaaagaaatgagggggaagaaataa
- the PmUG01_06011200 gene encoding tRNA methyltransferase, putative: MFLPLLICVITLYLPLVNNKKNVCTSNSRLSLQHYISNNTCKGSIKGCNRLQRKVFCRSKLHGSDTKYDKSTCNETLLDILGSKVNYIKNIQRLYEDLNKLNEREDKIKYLIRENIETCKYNYLPLTKKKKFTNKNIRAFTKEKKRFYINQVRDSVYYKYINRCNSNVYLAIDIVKKKKRKWNRKDKEGNLVNVKHLRTVGDSLHDNEEKANNDTRAEGEEEKVEASSILMDIINEHNNDNKDVQEFISKCSFSTKNRYFITIDGFSDNLVLCCFLHCILKGIQRVDLNFFLKMNIKKIADNLKNMFTIHFNTEHVVDYVYKYISNFFLSGDGAKMGNGSNSSGSIRSSGSRRSSCSRRSSGSIRSSGSNNSSSEELCRAFTPRSKVDCSISDKLKGQYEVIPSRLSNSMPIYYTLKNSMKIHPYPRIAHMLSGGVDSLMALLLLEKKKFYVDNFFLNYNNYDCSKNDLRYARSICGKRDRNLFVININEEYFKKVLIPMLRSYSEGKIPNPDIMCNKKIKYKYFLSVIRSLYKQRVTPFNYDYISTGHYAMISTNDSFNANNVFNNDFPYVYDKDEGEMEHKVKKQTGKKGKQQEKMLQKEGKRYKLIVSHDNIKDQTFFLSSFSEKQLSKFLFPLCMHNKSDIRNFMRNENIDNYNKRETRGLCLYGNVNMHMMLKYYFLGGYSKTGEKAIQVSAKDKPVDQVSQQVINTPDQVNQQVAKAPDQVSQQVAKTPDQVSQQVAKTPDQVSQQVAKTPEQVSQQVAKTPDQVSQQVINTPDQVSQQVINTPDFFTFKEKYISLFKLNYVNYIINVDEGIVIDRNNDIHLYAIGQNKHITNFIHDIYNERIKKKKKNFFSSCQWTVVYKKMIKKENNKVVENFIYVTRDYTDKMFTRIRRKCKLSKVKWIEGELPMCLEKQKRGGKEEGKRETADQEMEKDEERMQKVEDKTQDKIIFVKVRNNEKIKKAKIMFTSDHSVYLKLQHKDAGLSPGQMITFYFPFIIKKKGRGTKYIYSLKKYAHRPIYYHCIGTSKISNQYLDVNLYQRILKIHRDNNLTIF; encoded by the coding sequence atGTTTCTCCCATTGCTTATATGTGTTATTACATTGTACTTACCACTagttaacaataaaaaaaatgtatgtactAGTAACAGTCGACTGAGCTTGCAGCATTACATAAGTAATAACACGTGTAAAGGAAGTATAAAAGGTTGTAATAGATTACAAAGAAAGGTATTCTGTCGTAGTAAATTACATGGAAGTGATACCAAATATGATAAGTCAACTTGCAATGAAACATTGCTAGACATACTAGGGAGTAAAGtgaattacataaaaaacatCCAACGGCTTTATGaagatttaaataaattaaatgaaagagaagataaaataaaatacctAATAAGGGAAAATATTGAGACCTGTAAATATAACTATTTACCActaaccaaaaaaaaaaaatttactaataAGAATATAAGAGCCtttacaaaagaaaaaaaaagattttacATCAATCAAGTGAGAGATTctgtttattataaatatataaacaggTGTAACTCCAATGTGTATTTAGCAATagatatagtaaaaaaaaagaaaaggaaatgGAACAGGAAAGATAAGGAAGGCAATCTAGTAAACGTCAAGCATTTACGCACCGTTGGGGACTCGCTGCATGATAATGAAGAGAAAGCAAATAATGATACACGTGCAGAAGGGGAGGAAGAGAAGGTGGAGGCTTCATCTATCTTAATGGACATCATCAATGAACATAATAATGACAATAAGGATGTTCAGGAATTCATTAGTAAATGCAGTTTTTCAacaaaaaatagatattttATTACCATAGACGGGTTTAGCGACAATCTAGTGTTGTGCTGCTTCCTTCATTGCATATTAAAAGGCATACAAAGAGTTGacctaaatttttttctaaaaatgaatattaaaaaaattgcagataatttgaaaaacatGTTTACAATACATTTTAACACAGAACATGTTGTcgattatgtatataaatatataagcaatttttttttaagcgGGGATGGTGCTAAGATGGGAAATGGTAGTAATAGCAGCGGCAGTATAAGAAGCAGCGGCAGTAGAAGAAGCAGCTGCAGTAGAAGAAGCAGCGGCAGTATAAGAAGCAGCGGCAGTAACAACAGCAGTAGTGAGGAGCTGTGTCGGGCATTTACCCCCCGCAGCAAGGTAGACTGTTCCATCAGTGATAAGCTGAAGGGACAATATGAGGTTATTCCTTCACGTTTGAGTAATAGTATGCccatttattatacattaaagAACAGTATGAAAATACACCCATATCCTAGAATAGCACACATGCTTAGTGGAGGGGTTGACTCGCTGATGGCTTTGCTTTTactagagaaaaaaaaattttacgttgataatttctttttgaaTTACAATAATTATGACTGTAGTAAGAATGACTTAAGGTATGCAAGAAGCATTTGTGGAAAGAGAGATagaaatttatttgttattaacATCAATGAGgagtattttaaaaaggtgTTGATACCCATGCTAAGGAGTTACTCAGAGGGGAAAATACCTAATCCGGACATTatgtgtaataaaaaaataaaatataagtatttcTTAAGTGTTATAAGAagtttatataaacaaagaGTAACACCTTTCAATTATGATTACATTTCAACTGGTCATTATGCTATGATAAGCACAAACGATTCGTTCAATGCGAACAACGTTTTTAACAATGACTTTCCGTATGTATATGATAAAGACGAAGGAGAAATGGAGCATAAGGTGAAGAAGCAAACGGGGAAGAAGGGTAAGCAGCAGGAGAAGATGTTACagaaagaaggaaaaaggTACAAATTAATTGTTAGCCATGATAACATAAAAGACCAGACGTTCTTCTTGTCCTCCTTCTCAGAGAAGCAGTTATCCAAATTCCTCTTTCCCTTATGCATGCACAATAAAAGTGATATTAGAAATTTTATgagaaatgaaaatattgacAACTACAATAAGAGAGAAACCAGGGGGCTCTGTCTCTACGGAAATGTTAACATGCACATGATGCtcaagtattattttttgggTGGATACTCGAAAACAGGTGAGAAAGCTATTCAGGTGAGTGCAAAAGATAAACCAGTTGACCAGGTCAGTCAACAAGTGATAAACACACCTGACCAGGTCAACCAACAAGTGGCTAAAGCACCTGACCAGGTCAGCCAACAAGTGGCTAAAACGCCTGACCAGGTCAGCCAACAAGTGGCTAAAACGCCTGACCAGGTCAGCCAACAAGTGGCTAAAACACCTGAACAGGTCAGCCAACAAGTGGCTAAAACGCCTGACCAGGTCAGCCAACAAGTGATAAACACACCTGACCAGGTCAGTCAACAAGTGATAAACACACCTGACTTCTTCACCTTCAAGGAGAAGTACATTTCTCTGTTTAAGTTAAACTACGTTAATTATATCATAAACGTGGATGAAGGAATTGTAATTGATAGAAATAAcgatatacatttatatgctATTGGACAGAACAAGCATATAACTAATTTTATACATGATATTTATAATGAgcgcataaaaaaaaaaaaaaaaaatttcttttcatCCTGTCAGTGGACCGttgtttataaaaagatgataaaaaaagaaaataataaagttgTGGAGAACTTTATATACGTGACAAGAGATTACACTGATAAAATGTTTACAAGGATAAGAAGAAAATGCAAACTGAGTAAAGTGAAATGGATTGAGGGGGAACTACCCATGTGCttggaaaaacaaaaaaggggGGGCAAAGAAGAGGGGAAGAGAGAAACAGCGGATCAAGAAATGGAAAAGGATGAAGAGAGGATGCAAAAAGTGGAGGACAAAACACaggataaaataatatttgtcaAGGTCaggaataatgaaaaaataaaaaaggcaaaaataATGTTTACCTCGGACCATTCCGTATATTTAAAGTTACAACATAAGGATGCTGGTTTATCACCTGGTCAGAtgattactttttatttcccatttattataaaaaaaaaagggagaggcacgaaatatatttattccttAAAGAAGTATGCACATCGACCaatttattatcattgtATTGGTACATCCAAAATTAGTAATCAGTACCTGGACGTTAATTTATATCAAAGAATATTGAAGATTCACAGAGATAACAACTtgactattttttaa
- the ATG8 gene encoding autophagy-related protein 8, putative: MPSLKEEVPFENRVAETHKIRAKYPNRIPVVCEKASRSNLPEIEKKKFLVPMNMLVGEFKFILHQHINQSAYGSNMKMFREKTIYLFVNNIIPKTGLLMQELYEMYKDEDGYLYLEYSCESCFG; the protein is encoded by the coding sequence atgccTTCACTAAAAGAAGAAGTGCCGTTTGAAAATAGAGTAGCAGAGACACACAAAATTAGAGCAAAATATCCCAACAGAATTCCAGTGGTATGTGAAAAAGCTAGTAGATCAAACTTACccgaaatagaaaaaaaaaaatttcttgtGCCTATGAATATGTTGGTAGGGGAATTTAAGTTTATTCTTCATCAGCATATAAATCAGAGTGCTTATGGAAGTAACATGAAAATGTTTCGAGAGAaaactatatatttgtttgttaataatattattcccAAAACAGGTTTGTTAATGCAAGAATTATATGAAATGTATAAGGATGAGGATGGTTATTTGTATCTTGAGTATAGCTGTGAAAGTTGTTTTGGGTAA